The proteins below come from a single Triticum aestivum cultivar Chinese Spring chromosome 5D, IWGSC CS RefSeq v2.1, whole genome shotgun sequence genomic window:
- the LOC123125543 gene encoding uncharacterized protein produces the protein MEAVEPLAVVSCECCGMEEECTGEYIVGVRAYFGGRWLCGLCSESVKYEAGRSKRAAVMGVEEAVRAHMAFCRMLRRGGPAERVAEGMCQMLRRHTASGKCRVAISSSSSRRMTLAPAASASGPHHRASVAPLSIGL, from the coding sequence ATGGAGGCGGTGGAGCCGTTGGCGGTGGTGAGCTGCGAGTGCTGCGGCATGGAGGAGGAGTGCACCGGCGAGTACATCGTCGGCGTGAGGGCCTACTTCGGGGGCCGGTGGCTGTGCGGGCTGTGCTCCGAGTCCGTCAAGTATGAGGCCGGCCGCAGCAAGCGCGCGGCGGTGATGGGCGTGGAGGAGGCCGTGCGGGCGCACATGGCCTTCTGCCGCATGCTCAGGCGCGGCGGCCCCGCGGAGCGCGTCGCCGAGGGCATGTGCCAGATGCTTAGGCGGCACACCGCGTCCGGGAAGTGCCGGGTCGCCATCTCATCGTCCTCGTCGAGGCGGATGACGCTGGCGCCGGCTGCGTCAGCGTCTGGACCGCACCACCGCGCGTCGGTGGCGCCGCTGTCGATCGGTCTCTGA